A portion of the Actomonas aquatica genome contains these proteins:
- a CDS encoding nucleoside hydrolase-like domain-containing protein — MRTWMRWCWIVGLVVNLSAAPAKPRIFVLTDIENEPDDAQSLVRLLVHSNHYDIEGLAATTSIWLPNRTAPHRIDQIVQAYGQVRDNLAQHEEGFPTADSLRAVISAGVPRWGMQGVGPEQDSAASAALIAAMEKPDARPLWILGWGGTNVLAQALWTLRETVSAEELAALVRQLRVYAISDQDDSGPWLRREFPELFYIVSPGFEENDGGGYHYATWTGISGDRMHGRFDGADWSLVTNEWLRANVRDGHGPLGAEYPAWEYLMEGDTPSFLYLFPNGLGEPEHPDWGSWGGRYESYLPRTRPWFHAPETRPIWTNAVDEVTGVDGQPHSQIYATIWRWRQAYQNELAARMDWCVLPPAEANHPPIARLAHPRELRVRAGNSLQLDASPSRDPDGDNLHYRWFIYREAGDYMGWPELAAADEAQTTLTIPPPGYPRTEIRLPRTVHVVLEVTDDGEPALTRYQRVIVRIDPPASE, encoded by the coding sequence ATGCGAACATGGATGCGTTGGTGCTGGATCGTCGGACTGGTGGTAAACCTGAGCGCGGCTCCGGCCAAACCGCGGATCTTCGTGCTCACCGACATCGAGAACGAACCCGATGATGCCCAGTCCCTCGTCCGCCTGCTGGTCCACAGCAATCACTACGATATCGAAGGACTCGCCGCGACCACCTCGATTTGGTTGCCGAACCGCACCGCCCCTCATCGCATCGATCAAATCGTGCAAGCTTACGGCCAGGTGCGCGACAACCTCGCGCAACACGAGGAAGGTTTCCCCACCGCGGACTCGCTGCGCGCGGTCATCAGCGCTGGCGTGCCGCGCTGGGGGATGCAGGGCGTGGGACCGGAACAGGACAGCGCGGCCTCCGCGGCGCTCATCGCCGCGATGGAAAAGCCCGACGCCCGACCGCTGTGGATATTGGGCTGGGGCGGCACCAACGTGTTGGCGCAGGCTCTGTGGACGCTGCGCGAAACGGTGTCGGCCGAGGAACTTGCCGCGCTGGTAAGACAGTTACGCGTCTACGCGATTTCGGATCAGGACGACAGCGGCCCGTGGCTGCGCCGGGAGTTCCCGGAGCTGTTCTACATCGTGAGTCCCGGTTTCGAGGAAAACGACGGCGGCGGCTACCACTACGCGACGTGGACCGGTATCTCTGGCGACCGCATGCACGGGCGTTTCGACGGCGCCGATTGGTCGCTGGTGACCAACGAATGGCTCCGCGCCAACGTGCGCGACGGGCACGGTCCGCTGGGCGCCGAGTATCCAGCTTGGGAATACCTCATGGAGGGCGACACGCCGTCCTTCCTTTACCTCTTTCCCAATGGGCTGGGCGAGCCGGAGCACCCGGATTGGGGCAGCTGGGGAGGGCGCTACGAATCCTATCTACCGCGCACCCGACCGTGGTTTCATGCGCCGGAGACGCGCCCGATCTGGACCAACGCGGTGGACGAAGTGACCGGCGTGGATGGTCAGCCTCATTCGCAAATCTACGCCACGATCTGGCGTTGGCGGCAGGCTTACCAAAACGAGTTGGCCGCCCGCATGGACTGGTGTGTGTTGCCGCCGGCCGAAGCGAACCATCCGCCGATCGCACGACTGGCACACCCGCGTGAGCTGCGGGTGCGGGCCGGGAACTCCCTACAATTGGACGCCTCGCCGAGCCGCGATCCGGATGGCGATAACCTGCACTATCGCTGGTTCATCTACCGCGAGGCCGGCGACTATATGGGCTGGCCGGAGCTAGCTGCGGCGGATGAGGCGCAGACAACGCTGACGATTCCGCCCCCCGGTTATCCGCGCACGGAGATTCGGCTGCCGCGCACCGTGCACGTGGTGTTGGAGGTGACTGACGACGGCGAGCCGGCTTTGACCCGTTACCAACGTGTCATCGTGCGGATTGATCCACCGGCGTCAGAGTGA